The DNA segment ATTAAAAAAGGATAGCAAGTACCTGCTTGGTTATACAGTGTAAACTCATGCAAAACAAAGTCAATCACCATGGTCTCTCTAGAGACTACACTTGGAAAGATGTAGATGTTCGATATGCAAAAAATTTATTGTAATAGTAATTTCATGTGCACCTATTAAGACTGGGTAGCAACTCAAAAGACAATAGCGGACTACCCTGTGGCATCATCCCATACTGTTTGTTTGCATAAACACCTTTTCATCTAGCTAGAAGCAGAATCCTATCTTTCATTCCGCTTTCTCAACAATTTTAGTGAAAGATCACAAAGTGCCTCTTCATTCATGAATTGGAATTCATCTGATAAACCATCATAGTTGGCCATTGATAAAGATTTTGGTGGATACCACAAATCTTATAAACTGAAGCTGTTACAAAAGTACCAAAATATTGTTAATTAAAGGCGGGATTTCAACTCACgacctgctctaataccaaaacAAAGACTTTGATTGGGGTACTACCTAAAAATCCAAAGTGAATGGCTAAAACACTTCAATGGTCAACATTCGATCACCATATTATATGCAACAAGTGAGTATTTTAGGTCAAAGTGAGCAGGAGTTACTGAATGGGAAATAATACGCCACCACAGAACAAACTACCAAGCACATCGACGTATCAAAATTGAGAATATCGAATGCTGGCGGCAAATCAAGAATGCCTACAGCCCCGAAGTGGTTATATCAATCGTTAACGGAGAAAGATTTCCACCCTTCGCTTCATACCTCTTTTCTCTCCTTGAAGACACAACAGCAGCTCTGTCTCGAATTCCTTCTGATCGCGACGAGGTTCCTCCGGTAACGGAAGCCGCCGCCGGCCAGCTGCAGACGAGGTAGAGAACTGGGGTTGAGGAGCGCCACCGCCGCCGAGCTCGGGAGAGTTCCCATCGGTCGATGGATCGAAGCCCTCCCTCACGATGCAAGCGAAGAGCGGAGCGAAGAGGACTCCCAACCGTAGTGGTGGAAAGAAGGGTGGATAAGACGTCACCCTCGTTATCTGAACCGGTCCAATTGGAAACCCACAAAGCGGTTTGATTACATTAAGAATAAACCAAATTATTCGATGCCAAATCAAATTAATGAGTTGTACAAATTGAATTAAGTGGATCAAATAAACATAATAACCCAAAAACTGACAACTGTTCGacgattaaaaatatttaaaatatcgaTAAAAAATTCATCTTATTTAATTTTGGATCGGATTAACTATCTAATTAATCTAAGAAAGCCCAATCGAGTCTCAATATTTAtactaattttataataattcaatTAATGAATGTTTTAATCATATTTAAGCTGCCATCACTGTTTAGtggattcggattcggattcggattctATTAGATCCGACCAATTTGGAGATCTCGGATTCTGGGTGGATCCGACCCAAAATTATCATTTTTCATTTGATAGGACACATTAGTCCGTTTATTACGCaatcgctatatatatatatatatatatatatacgcttAATCGCGCGTCTGACCTAAGCAGTATCACCGCAATCGCAGCATTGATTTGGATCGAGGGATTCTTCGTTGCAAGGTACAGAGACGACGATGGGATCGacggagaagaagagagggagagccGCGGTGGTCGTCCTTGGCGACATCGGTCGCAGCCCGCGCATGCAGTACCACGCCCTCTCCCTCGCTGAACAGGCACGTTTCCCGATCCCTTTTTGCCCCTTTCTTCGTAGCCCTCCTCGGCGACCCCCCCTTGATCTAGACGCCCTTTTCTCTCCGTCTTTGTTGCTGCTGGGGGTTCTTGGAGGACAAAGATTTGACGTTTAGTTCTATGCTTCTCACGGATGCACATCCACCGCAATTGATTAATTCTCTAGGCGTTCTGATGAACGCCTTTCCCGGAAACTTCAGTCACACATCTCACTATATACATTTTGAAAATAGTTTTATGCCTATTGTTGAGCTTTTCAGTGTATTTAATTTGTCTGCATTTAGTTTAGTAGTCAAGCTTCCTATGGAATATAGTAGTTGGTCATACTTTTACATCATCCCAAGTCTTCTCGTATCCTGATTTCTTACTACTTACGAAATTGTTGTTTTTTCCCCTCTTCTGCAGGCAAATCTAGAGGTGGACATCGTAGCAAATGGAGgtctaatttatattttatatacaattttttatttgttttctttcttctctgaGCTTATGTTTCTTCTCTTGTCATTTTTAAGGGGCCTATTACCTTTTCAATTTGTGTCTATTCAGGAATCAACAATCACATCATTTTTTTTCAGTCACTTGAATCTTTATCTTGAGATTTTATAGATGATTGTATTAGCCTGTTTATATGTCATGCACGATTTTAccttctagaatggtatgttctcATTCACGCCACATTTCTTGATTTGTAAGATCAGTTGATCCTGATCCAGATCTGCCCACGTTTCAACCTATTCCAATTATGTTCAAGACAATCCTAGATAGACTCTGATCATTTCTAGCCTTTGTTGGTTGATTAACTGATTTTATCTTAGATCCTAAGCTAATCAGAATTTGATCCCAATGCTGTAATCCTTGATATTCAGAGCTGGACTGAGTTATACTTGCAATTTTTATACAACCATTTTGTTCTATGTCTTTCCTTTCTCATTAATGATTAATGAACAGGTAGTGATCCTCATGTGGCTATAAGAGAGAACCATTCTATTCATTTGTACCAAATGGTACATATTTCTATCTTGCTTTTTTTTGTGAACATGCTTTAAGATGCCGTATGTGTATTGAGCTATTTTTTCCTGTTTCAGAGGTCCATACACCTCAGAGGATTATCAAAGATATCAAGTGCATTGACACTAGTAATCAAGGCTGCATTGCAATTTGTTATCTTAGTTTGGTTTCTTTGTGTTAAGATTCCTCGTCCAGATGTTTTCCTTGTGCAGGTCAGACATCGTCTTAAAAATCTATTTATACATGCATGACTATGTAATAGTTGGTGATCAATGTAAAAGGCCAATATTTATGAGTTTGTTTCATCTGACTATCCATTATTGCATGACAATTTATGAAAGTGCTCAATGAGTTTGCATCTCattcttgtattttttttttaaatgtattaTTATAGTCCTTCATAGTCTGTGATCTTACTTGGTAATATCATGCATGTTCATAAAAGTGGTACAATtttaaccatagataacaaatgtAATACTCAAGAAATTTGTTTAAGTGTCCTGCAAAATCATGAATGTtggagaaagctttaataaaATGGAAGTGTACAAATTGTAACATGGTTTGAGGTTTTTCTATTGATTTTGACTTCGGTCAATGGCTGCAGTGGAACTTTTGGCAGTTTCAGAATATGTTTCAGAATTTCTATAGTTTTGGGTGGATACATCTCATTTgctttaaatatatgatattaccTGATATTAATGGAATGTTGGACTTACAAATTTTGTAGTTGAGTATTTTAGATACTTTAGTCTACATATGGAAGGCTTCTAAAAAGTACTTTTGCTTTTCTCTATCATGTTGAAGTTTATGGCCACTGGATATAACTTTATCAGCAACTTGAcatctttttatcttctatttgGGGCAGAATCCACCATCTGTTCCCACATTAGCTGCTGTCAAACTGTCTAGCTGGTTAAGACGAtctaaatttataattgattGGCACAACTTTGGATATACACTTCTTGGGTTATCCCACGGAAGAAGTCATATAATTGTGAAAACCTACCATTGGTAATTTTTTTTGAGTTTCCTAAAGTTATTTGTATAAAGTTGACTAGCTTCTATAGTAAAATTATACTTAATTCTTTCTGGATGTTTCACTTTTTTAGGTTTGAAAGTTATTTTGGGAGGATGACGGATGGCTCATTATGTGTTACAAGGGCAATGCAACATGAACTTGCTGAAAATTGGCGAATCAAGTGAGTGAATTGATGAAAGTTTAGCTCATTCATGAAACTTGTACATAAAAGGTTGGGATATTATGCATTTCTGTACCATTCGTTAATATCACAGAGCAACTGTGCTTTATGATCAGCCGCCTGAGTTCTTCCATCCTATTTCAATGAGGCAGATGCATGAGGTGACATGAGTTTTTTTTGTCACATCTCTTTTTCCTCATATGTAGATTTGTAGTGGTGACTCTGAGATATGCCATAGTTGTTTTCTAGGTTGCAGAATGATATCTGTCGACCAAATGGAGTTTGCGATTGTGTTAGTGCTGGTAAATCTTATTAAATAACCAGTTTTTACATCTACATCATAGCATCTTCTGTTTTGGTGCTAATTTTCTGAAACACTTCTATCTTCTAGTTGCAGTGCAAGAAGGTTTGGATACTGATGAGGCCATCACTGAGTTGAATCAATCTAGTGATACATTGTTTAGTTCTCAGATTGACAGTAACATTTTTTTGAAACCAAACAGACCAGCCCTTGTTGTCAGTAGTACAAGCTGGTAAGTTTCATATGGTAGGAGATTCATAGTACATCTTTTTTACATATTTGATTTTTAGAATACATATTTAACAAAGTTccttataattcataataaatatcAGTGCCAATTGTTGTGTGATAAAATTTTTCCACTAATTATTTTGTAGAGTTTCTTATCTGGTGTTTTCATTGTTTCAAATATTGTGATATATCGATTATACTGTACCTGTTTAATACCATCGTCATACTGGTACCAATGTAGCAATCGTTATCATACTGGTAATTTGTACCGATCACACCGATTGAGCTTATTGAGCATAAGTCTTTGAACTTAAGTCTTATTGTTCACACATCCCTGAAATTATGATCAATGAAGCAGCCTTGATGGCATTAAGACTGAGATCTCTGACAACCTTATCTTTCTTAGCTTGTGGATTGGCATCATGCTGTGAATGTGTCATTCTGAGTTTCGAAATCAGTTTTGGAAGTCTTAATCCAAAATGATTTGTTTATTTTCCAGTGGTATGTACACGAAACCATTTATCTAGAACTGCTTCTGGCTCTACTCAGGGTATCAAAAGTAACTATACCCCACACCATCAAACTAAACTGTGTGCTGGAAAATTTAtcaaaaagaaaataagaaaaacaaatGAAGCTCCCTTGTTGAAGATTTAGTTTTCTTGTATTTActgactttgtgaagatttgtctgCTCAATTTTTAAATATATGCAGGACTCCAGATGAAGATTTTAGCATACTTCTTCAAGCAGCACTCATGTATGATAGGCGTGTTGCTGCAGCCGTAGGTGAGAATGATTCAATTGTTGAAGAGAAGTTGTGGATGGACATCAGCAATGGGGAACAGCAATTGTACCCTCGATTGTTGTTTGTCATAActggtatgaatttttttatgaaagcaACCCTTACCTCTGCTAGTATGATGTCATCCAAATTTCAAAGGACACGTTGAATTATGAAGGTAAAGGGCCTGAAAAGAAGAAATACGAAGAGCAGATAAAGAAGTTAAAGTTGAGGCGTGTGGCCTTCAGAACGATGTGGCTATCAGCTGAGGATTATCCATTGTTACTTGGTGGGCTAATATATTGATTTGCAAAGAAGTgcatatctaaccttcttatgtcCATATGATAAGTGGATATTTGACTTATGTTCGGTTCCAGGCTCTGCAGATCTTGGTGTATCCTTGCACACTTCTTCATCTGGTTTGGACCTTCCCATGAAGGTAATTCTTGATTGAATCACTTGCTGGTGGTTGACATAAAGGTTCctatatttttattaaagttcaactcattgccttCAGGTTGTTGATATGTTTGGATGTGGACTGCCTGTGTGTGCTGCTTCATATTCTTGGTACAAAATTTAGAGCACTGATGTGATATGATTGCTCAAGTACATTCACAAACTAACTAATTGATTTTGCATGTAATGCTTCTAGCATTAAGGAACTTGTTAAAGTTGAGAAAAATGGGCTACTATTTTCATCACCATCTGAGCTTGCTGATGAATTTATGGTAAGTGTTTTCTCAAGCATCCTATGATGCTATCCAGTTCCTATTTTCTTCAAGTAGAAGTTTTGCAAATAGCAGTTGCTGACTGTAGCGAAAttattaaaacaaaaaagaaccTTAAGATGATCTAGACTAAGTGATTAGGTGTTATGTTTTGTTTGTTCATTCATTTTCTTAAAATCTTGAACATTCAATTTTGAGGAGTTCTGTGCAGATGCTTTTCAAAGGCTTCCCAGAGAAATGTGAGGCCCTGAAATCTTTGAAGGATGGTGCTTTAGCTACAAGCTCAAGCTCAAGATGGTCCACAGAGTGGGAGAGTCATGCGTTGCCACTGATTTCTGAGGCAAGTTTCTTATATAACTGACAGTATATGCTTATTTTGGTTCAACACAATTTTGATGATCCAAAACAATGTGCCTTTTTTGGCTTTGTATTAGTCAGTTTTATATGCATGCTGTCGATGGGTCACTGTAAGTTTGCAAACTTGCTTGTTCCTTTTATAAGGTATTTGCAGGGAAATTTATTCTAGATATGAATCTCAAGATTTTAATCACTTTCTGATGCATTTAGTTGTACTAGCTTAGCAgtgtaaagttaattttttagtgAGGGTGGTGAAAAGCTTCCTATTTGAATGAAACGGTTAGGATTCATGAGATTTAAACTGCAAATTTTCTCAGTCAATATATCAAGGATTCAACTCCACAAAGAAGTTCCTCATATTCTAGTGGTTGGCTGGATATCGGTTGAAGCTGTCAAGAACAGTGAAATGCAAGTATAGTGTTCTCAATTGATGCATCTCCATATAGATATCACAAAAAAACTCCAGAGGaactttgttctttttcttgtggACTCTTGTTTCTACGGTTGGCTTGATAACCATAGAAACTGAAAAGTTGTTGCTTCTCCCAAACAAGTGCATTATCTGATTTTGGTGGTTTTGAACATTTTTGTAGGTAATATCAGAGAAACAAAGATGACAGGTGGTGGAACCATCAGTATTTGAAGATAACTCTTTGCTTGGAAATCAAGGATTTCCACTGATGTCTCCATGCCTGATTCAATGATCTTATAAATGTCATGGGGGCATACAAGACATGAAAGCTACGAACAGCAATGAGTAAAAACTTGAACAAACTTTTGTTTGGGCTAATTTTACATGTAACTGTATCACATATTATAACTTAGTGCCATATTTGGAGTGTCCTTGGATATGATATCATTGTTGGAAAGTTAATTTTGCTGCTTCCTGCTTGTGCAACCTGCAAGATATGCTCAGTTGGATCAGTTCATGCATGTGGATGGCATTCAGGTGTCAACCCTTTGATGTAACAGTAAATACTAAGACTTGAACAGGAGCAGCAAGCCAAACATTTGAGATTGGATGAATGCCTGTCGTATCGATTCTGACTTACAAATAACCTTCAAAGGGTAAGCAATGAGCAACCACTTGAATAGGAAGTTGTAAATGTTACATTCAACTTCAATGTCAACCATGCAAGGTATATTCTGGCAAACGCTTAATTCAAAGAAGATAGTTTCTTTGTCTGAAACTCAAATACGTCTGGCTGACCAATCTTCGTGACCTTTCTTCCTTTGTGTTTCGTGCATCGCTTCCTTGCAGGCAGTGGTAGATTCATGCAAATTGAGCCATCATCTAAATGAACACCACATACAGATGATCTTACTGTTTTTGCTGAGCTTGATGTGCCACTACCAGTTACCCTCTTTCCTTTATGCTCCTCACACCTCTTTCTTCCAGGAACAGGCTTCCTTCTACAAATATCTCCATCCTCTGCTTCCACCCCACAGATGTTTACTTCAAGTATGGGGATGAGTTTTTGCATTTCTTCTGCAGGAGGCCAACTTTCCCAGCCGCTTGAGGATTTATAAATATGAGGTATTCTCTGGTGCTTAGATTGAACCATTTTCCCAGCAGCACTATCCTCAGAGCATACAAGAGATGAGTTATCCTCTATCGTTCTTATGTCTCTACTTGTCAGATTGCTGTTAACAGTAATCCTCTTTCCTTTATGCTCTGAACACCTTTTGCGTCTTGGCACAGGTTTATTTCTACAGATGTGTCCATTACCAATGGCCACTCCACAAACTTTTTCATCTTGAGTAAGGTTATCGTTCGGTTGAACTGACTGACGCTGTGACTTGACAAATTTGAAGATTTGAGGGAGAAAACCTCTCGTCTTCTCTGATTCTGCTTCATCAATTGACAAACCTGCATCAATCTTGATCCCTACAGTTTTGCTAAATACAGGCCACTTCCACTGCTTGAACTTACTTAGTAAACCAGAATTAGACCTGGTTGATGCCTTATCTAATTTTAACAGGATATCTTCACGCCGACAAGCACCATTTCCACGCCTGTTCCATGCATAATCAAAGAAATTAAGTAGCTGTTCCTCCATCTTCTCTGCTTCTTTTTTGTCTTTCATCTGCTTACACACAAAGAGATACTGTTTAGGCATTTAGGAACTAAAACAATAAAAGAGTAAAACAcattaaaaagaacaaaaaatgttAGACAGGTTGTGACATATACCTGATTTTGTGTTTCGTATGTATGTTTGAATAAAGAGTGAAAGCCTAACTCTAAGAAGTTAATTCGCTGGTATTGTCTTGATAACTTGCATacactaagaaaaaaattaagatacaAAGTCGATGCCAGCATTAACCCAATGAATAGAAAGTCTGTGGAGTTAACTCCATAATGatactttaatttattttatgctTGAATTTCAAGATGCCCATAAAAAACTTGAGAAGTAAGATCATATATTTATACACTAATATTAAAATATACTAatagatcaactttagaagaagaaGTGAGACCAACTTTAGACATGTATTAATGTATACTAATAGATGATACAAAATAAGGTAATACAATAATGAATAAATTGAAGCAGGTAGACAAAAGAATAGGGATGTAACAAGTTCTAACAATGCATCACGATCCTGATCTTAATATTAACTAGAATTTTGAGTCGACAAATATAAGAAAAGAATCCAACCATTGTAGAAGGTAACTAGTTAGTTGCCTCAAGACAAACCAGATTGACTAACACAGAGATGTCATGTCAGAAGTGTCAATCAGTACTGTTCTATGGTACATCCTACGACTCAATATCCAAAAGGACAAATTGTATTCTATTTATAGAAAAGAAAGCCATGATTGGGCAACAATCATGGCAGCAACTCAGTGTCACAAACTGTAACTTTTATGAATGTAAAACAGCCTATTCATCATATATCTAATAGCCAACATCAAACTTGCCAGAAGAAGTAAGAGAACCAGTTTTTCCAAACACAAATTGAGACATAATTATGGCAATTAAAGTCCATTCTTGAAAGTCCTCTAAGATGGCTTATGTTTTAGCGCCTTCTAAGTCTAAAGATCATAGCCCCAACTCAATGTTCATTCCTTTCCATAGTAATATCAAACATGTTAATAATATATGCAAAATAAATCATAGGCTTACCGGAGCCCATCTGTACACAATGGAATAGCCCTTCGAGAAGATTTCTTTAAATAAACCAGGCCCTTTTTGGAGACAAGGAGTTTCACTTTCCGCTGAATAAGTAAATGAATTTCCATGGTCCAAATGAGATCCTGCACGTCCATACTGTTGAAGCCTTGTTCTAACATTATCAGCTTGACCAAGATAAACGACAACAATGTCCTTTAAAGCATGCTGACGGGTCTTGGTGCCTCTTCCATCAGTTGGAGTCACAGCAATGCCTAATTCATAGAGTCCAGGGCACGAACAATTAGCAGGAAGGTTATGAATTTTATATCTCTCCGCCCCATTCTTGCCCAAGGAATGATCCTCCCAATCCGATGATCCAATAACAATCTGAGAAAGTGAAGAAAGCACATCAAGTTTCATAATGTGTGGTAACATGTGGATCCAAGAAGGCAAGAATAAAGTTTTGTACCAATGTATGCATTATATATGTGCTTATTATATATGCTGCAACAAAATTCAAGCACAACTTTATAGCACTTTtgttttcatatgaaacaacttcCTTCTCATTCAGGTTTAGCAAGTCATAATCTATATTACGATTTATGATTACGAAGAATTTGGcaattgcaaaaaagaaaaaagggcatAAACCCATTTAGCGATTCTTCAGGCTTCAGATATAAGCTGTATGCTGATGTGGCAAAGACTTGTTTTATTTCATATCATCATGAGATCGGATGTCTAATCACATATCAGAAAATGCCATTATACCCCAAATAAAACTAAATGTGCATAAACTACCAGAATAATAGTATAGATCTCCCATTCCATTATATAATCTGGTCACATTAAAGCATTATGTTATATGCAACATTTATCGGACAGCTTCTCCAACTGAGGAGTGAACAGTTAGCAACATGGATTGTACAGTATGCACCTTAGAATGGAATGTTAATCAATTTATTTTCTTAGCATCACATGCTCTTAAGAAACGATTGTGATACGAAAACAATGTTTAAACATCTATAAGTTAGTGAGAATTATTCAGTCTCTAACTGCTTGGTTTTGTTAAAAGTACAACCAAAGATAAGCTGGTGGCTACCAAGACAATGTCTGTAGAATATCAAGATACAGTTACACACAATAATTTAGAAACAATGACATAACTGTGGAAAACATGAATCACTGGTTATCTGTATGGAACTAAATATGAAATGGTAATGGTGTATAAGACATTGACATTACATAGATATCTAACTTATGTTTATTGATATAAACTCATTGGATAACACAATAGTTAATGTCATAACTTTTCTGCTATCAAGATAGGTGATGCAAAACAATAAACAGAAAGAAATGCAGACTGTGTGACTGAAAGGTATGCATGGACTACCAAGCTAAATCCGCCGGCCACTTTTTGATAACTCAGGAAGCATGGAGGTGGTTCTGCCATATTGGACCAATTAGCAAAAGATAGACGATTAAATGCATAGGAAACGAAGAAAAACTCGGACTTTTTAAAGATTGCAAAATCAGCGAATACAAGTAAACAAACTCTAGAAGCACTGTTCGAGTTAAGTACACTGTCGGTTTCCTTTTACCCATTTTCTTTTAATCGAGCACATAGAATGCATTATAAGCATGGCGTTGTTGCGCCAATTAGCGAAGGAAGTAGCCTAAGGTATATAGAAAAATGAGGAAAAGCTCTGATTTTTAATCGAAGAAGAGAAATAGATTGCAAAATCAGCGAACACAAGTCAACAAACACTATTCGTGCTAA comes from the Musa acuminata AAA Group cultivar baxijiao chromosome BXJ2-8, Cavendish_Baxijiao_AAA, whole genome shotgun sequence genome and includes:
- the LOC103995356 gene encoding UDP-glycosyltransferase TURAN isoform X1 gives rise to the protein MGSTEKKRGRAAVVVLGDIGRSPRMQYHALSLAEQANLEVDIVANGGSDPHVAIRENHSIHLYQMRSIHLRGLSKISSALTLVIKAALQFVILVWFLCVKIPRPDVFLVQNPPSVPTLAAVKLSSWLRRSKFIIDWHNFGYTLLGLSHGRSHIIVKTYHWFESYFGRMTDGSLCVTRAMQHELAENWRIKATVLYDQPPEFFHPISMRQMHELFSRLQNDICRPNGVCDCVSAVAVQEGLDTDEAITELNQSSDTLFSSQIDSNIFLKPNRPALVVSSTSWTPDEDFSILLQAALMYDRRVAAAVGENDSIVEEKLWMDISNGEQQLYPRLLFVITGKGPEKKKYEEQIKKLKLRRVAFRTMWLSAEDYPLLLGSADLGVSLHTSSSGLDLPMKVVDMFGCGLPVCAASYSCIKELVKVEKNGLLFSSPSELADEFMMLFKGFPEKCEALKSLKDGALATSSSSRWSTEWESHALPLISEVISEKQR
- the LOC103995356 gene encoding UDP-glycosyltransferase TURAN isoform X2, which encodes MGSTEKKRGRAAVVVLGDIGRSPRMQYHALSLAEQANLEVDIVANGGSDPHVAIRENHSIHLYQMRSIHLRGLSKISSALTLVIKAALQFVILVWFLCVKIPRPDVFLVQNPPSVPTLAAVKLSSWLRRSKFIIDWHNFGYTLLGLSHGRSHIIVKTYHWFESYFGRMTDGSLCVTRAMQHELAENWRIKATVLYDQPPEFFHPISMRQMHELFSRLQNDICRPNGVCDCVSAVQEGLDTDEAITELNQSSDTLFSSQIDSNIFLKPNRPALVVSSTSWTPDEDFSILLQAALMYDRRVAAAVGENDSIVEEKLWMDISNGEQQLYPRLLFVITGKGPEKKKYEEQIKKLKLRRVAFRTMWLSAEDYPLLLGSADLGVSLHTSSSGLDLPMKVVDMFGCGLPVCAASYSCIKELVKVEKNGLLFSSPSELADEFMMLFKGFPEKCEALKSLKDGALATSSSSRWSTEWESHALPLISEVISEKQR
- the LOC103995355 gene encoding protein EFFECTOR OF TRANSCRIPTION 2; translated protein: MMMDSSRLRREECHRTKHDSVFSDWKIVIGSSDWEDHSLGKNGAERYKIHNLPANCSCPGLYELGIAVTPTDGRGTKTRQHALKDIVVVYLGQADNVRTRLQQYGRAGSHLDHGNSFTYSAESETPCLQKGPGLFKEIFSKGYSIVYRWAPMKDKKEAEKMEEQLLNFFDYAWNRRGNGACRREDILLKLDKASTRSNSGLLSKFKQWKWPVFSKTVGIKIDAGLSIDEAESEKTRGFLPQIFKFVKSQRQSVQPNDNLTQDEKVCGVAIGNGHICRNKPVPRRKRCSEHKGKRITVNSNLTSRDIRTIEDNSSLVCSEDSAAGKMVQSKHQRIPHIYKSSSGWESWPPAEEMQKLIPILEVNICGVEAEDGDICRRKPVPGRKRCEEHKGKRVTGSGTSSSAKTVRSSVCGVHLDDGSICMNLPLPARKRCTKHKGRKVTKIGQPDVFEFQTKKLSSLN